The genomic segment TCAAATATGGGTGGTGCTAATGGTTACAATGAAGTTAGCATAGGATATTTAGATTCAGCCTTAGAGCAAATCCAAAACGATGAATACTATCCAACTTTTATAGATAAATTAACCCATTTAGTTTTTTCTTGTGTTAAATTTCATCCATTTTTAGATGGAAACAAAAGAACATCTATTTATTTAGGTATTTTCTTTTTAGAGTTAAACGACCTTGAAGGCTACTTTGTCTATTTTGCGGACAAGATGGAAGATGTAGTGGTTGATTTAGCAAGTGGAAAGGTAAGCAAAGAAGAGTTAAAAGAAATCATTACAAATATAATTTACTAACCAAGGATTAAAATGAGCGATGAAAAAATCCCTATAAAGGATATAAAAGGCTTAGATTTTAAGTGTAATGCTTGTGGGCTTAGCCTATCTTATCCACTAGCCACACAACAGACATTTATAAACGAATGCCCTAATTGTGGCATTGAGTGGATACCATCACAGCTAAACATAGAAAGCGTAAGAAATTTAAAAAACATATTCAAGATACTATCTAACGCACAAGGTGCAAATATAAGCTTAAGCTTTACAAAGGAGTAATAATGGCAGAAGAAAAAGTTTTAGATGAACGGGATACCATTTTCTTGTCTAACTCTTAATTAGACAATAACTACGAATTAATCCATTCAGTAACATCTTTGCCTAGATTACTGATTATGCCATTTAATTCATCCGGCAACTCAAAAACTAAACATTTGTCATTACTATCCAAGCACTCATTTTGAAGCTTGTCAAAAACTCTATCATATGAATATTTAGTTTTTAGTATCCAAGTAGTATTCAAAATCCTACGACAATCCCCAAGAGTTTGGATAAGATTATCTATCCCCTTATAATTTTGTCCTTGTTTATACAAATCATAACATATTAATAATTTTTGCATTAGGTATCCTTAAAAGCTGGGTATCCCGCAATGTATGTTAGTATTTTTATGATAAAAACCAAATAATAAATATAAAAGGAACAACTATGATTATATCAAGCGATGATGTAAATTTAAACCCTATAACATTAATTATCAAATACAAGCAATCAACCTACGAAAAACTAAGCGAACATCTAGGTTATAGCATAGAAGAGTTAAAAGAGTTTGAAAAGCTTAACCACAAAGAATTGCCTTTGCCTTTTGTAAAAGCTCTTAAGCTATACATAGAATTAATTAGAATAAAACTATCGCTTAAAGATATTGATAGCGAATTATATGTTTAATACAAACCACTAAATAAACTTTTAATCTAATTTTAAATAGAATTTAACACTTTTATTTAAAGGGGTTAAGATGAGAAATGAAAAGCTTATTAGGCTTTTTAAAGTTTTGTATATTCTTAGTTTCATTTTGGATTTAACCATTATTGGTTTACTTGTCGGCATACCTTTATTTTTGGTTTTGTGGGCTTCACAATATGTATTTTTTGGCATTTTATCTCCAATTTATGTATTTCGTGCAGAGAAGCGAATTGAAAAAATATTTAAAAAAAAATCTGTTATAAAAACACGAATTGAAAGGACATATGATATACAATTTGGCAAATTAGGTTTAGATGAAAATATGCGTTCTCTAATTACTAATAATATGGAAAAAAATTTTATTACCTTAATACCAATAGTCCAAAACATACTTGATAAAAAGAAAATAAAATTTGATTTTTATGAAACAATAAACCCTTTAATACAATTAATAGACATTGAATCTATTATTTTAACCTGCGACACGCTTATATTAAGATATGCAAGTACAGAAGAAGAAAGAAAAAATATAAACTACACACCGCTAAACGAAAGTTTAATTGAAATAATTGATAATAGCAACAAAGAAATGCTTTCTTCGTATCAATTAGTTGAAAAAAGAATTGATATTGCGGCAAAATTTATATTATTACTAATGGAAAGTATAGAGCAAAGCAAAGTTTTTTTAGAAGATGCTATTATGACAATAATAAGCAAAGAAATGGAAAATAATGATAAAAAAAATATTATTAACGAAACACCAAAAACCATAGATGAAAAAATGGAAGATTTTGAAAATGAAATTTTTAACACAATATTTGATAAAGACAAGGAGAAGTAATGGCAGATGAAAAAGAAACACCAACGGGAAGTTATAACCTACAAATAAAAATTCCATACGAGCTGAAAGAAAAATTAGAAGCTTTAGCACAAGAAGCAGGAGTAAGCCTAAATCAATACATAATGTTTATGCTTATACGAGAAACGAAAAAATAGGCGGTCGGATTTAAAATCCGAGTGCCATATTGCTAATTCAATGCAAAAATATTGAAAAAACAATTATAAAGTATTGACAAATAAATAATAATTCAATATAATTCCAATAATAACTCATTGGAAAGGTATTGAAAATGAATAATTTAGTCATAAATTATAATGGCACACTAGTTACAACACAAGATAAAGTTTCAGAACTAACTGACAACAACGAACAGTCAATACAAAGACTTATAAGAGCATACAAACCCGACTTAGAAGAATTTGGAAATCTTGGTTTTTATAATTTTAAAATTCAAGCAGGGCTAGGATGCACTTATAAAAAAGTTTATTACCTAAACGAACAACAAGCTACTTTATTGCTTACTTATATGAAAAACACAAAGCAAGTAAGAGAAGCCAAAAAGATACTTGTTAAAGCTTTTTATGAATTAAAATCTGAAAATCAGAGATTAAAACACGAAAAATACATAAACGAGATATCAAGCCTAAATGCGACTTTGATTAGCAAAGCAAAAAGACACCAAAGGGTTGTAAATGCTTACAAATCAAATCTTTCGCAGAAAAACAACAAGATAGTAGCATTAAAGCAAGAGCTTAAAAACGCTAATAGCTCATTAAACTATGAAGCAAGATATAAAAATGCAATGCTTGAAAGAGATTATTATTTTAAGAAGTATAAAGACCTTGAAGAAAAGCACAAATTCAAAGAAGAAGTAACATTTAAAGTCTTAGACAAGATAAGGTCTCAGCTAGATGACGCTTACGGCGACATAGGTGCATTAATCCCTTATGTTTGGGAAGATAACGCCTATTTTTTAAAACAAAGATTAGACAAAAAAAGGGTAGAAAGATGATAGAAGATATCTTAAAAGAGAGACAAAAGACACACGGGGATTTTGGACTACAATCATTTTATGCACAAAACATAAAGAAATACATAAAAAGCGAAAAATACAAGCTAACAGTAGGATAAATTGAAGCTTTGGAAATGATAGCCCACAAGATAGCAAGAATTTTGGCGGGAAACCCAAACTATAAAGACCATTGGGATGATATCGCAGGATATGCGACATTAGTTAGCAAGGAGTTAGAAAATGACAAAGACACAATTTAACGATATTCAAGAAAAATTAAAAGCTTACCGCGTAGAGCGTGATTTAACTTATGAAGATCACAGCAATGGTTTAATGGCAAACATCCTTGAAGAGTTAGCCGAGTATTTAAGAGCTGGAGATGATAACGAGCGAGTTGATGCACTTTGTGATATGGCTGTGTTTATTTTAAATTCTTTTGAGTTTAAAAAATATGAAATAGAAGAAATATTATATTTTCTCGATAATAAAGATGAGTGTTTTATAAATAGCACATTTGTGAATGATATTTTTGAATTAGTTGATAATTATATTACTTTTGGTAAACGCGACAACAAGTATTTAGGCAGAAGCTTGTTTATACTGTTTTTAGGCATAAAAGACAAAAACTATGATATTTATAAATGTATGCTTGAAACTATAAAAGAAATATCATCCCGCACAGGGTATTATGATGAAATACAAAAGAAATTCATTAAAGACAAAAACCAACTAAATGAATACAAAGCTGATTATGAAAGTTGTAAAAAGGAGATAATATGAACGATACATTTATACCAGCAAAACAAGCCAAAGAGATGCTAGGTGTTGGTGATACAACCCTTTGGCGATTAGCAAGAGATAAAATCTTAGACAAAAGAAAAGCAGGACATAAAACGGTGTATTATTCACTTCAATCAATTAATCGCTACATGTCAGGCGAATACAGATTATCTAAATAATCACTCCACCATTTAAGCAAACTAGCCCTTTGCTTTAAATTTTTAGCATGATTATATGCATCTTTTACTTTATTGGTTTCAATGTGAGCTAAACAAAGCTCTATCACATCCGAGCTATGTTTATGTATGTCTATGTTTTCATGACATATCGTGCTAAATGTAGCTCTAAACCCATGCGGTGTTATTTGCTCGTTTGAATAGCCCAAGTTTCTTAGCATAGTTCTTACTGTGTTATCGCTTATAGGTTTTAAATTTGTCCTTAGGCTAGGAAATAGATATTTTGAGTTAAAAGTATATTTTTGTTTATATTCTAAAAGCATATTTTTAACGCTATTTGTTAAATGCACTTCATGAGCTTTACCAGCTTTCATCTTTTGGGCACTTATACTCCATAAGCTCTTATCAAAATCAAACTCAGACCATTCGGCAAATCTTGCATTTGCTCCACGCACAGCTGTATAAAGCTGAAGCAAAGCACATATCTTTATCCTATCATCTCCGGCATACTCTTTTATATTTCTTAGCAAATTGCTTATATCCTTATCATCTTTTAAGAAAGCATAATGTGTTACTTCTATTTTGCCTATGAGCGTTTTTTATCTATGTCTGTTATTATATTATGGTCTATGTCTTCATATAATAATGCATACTTATAGAAATGGTTTAAAGCTATTAAACTTTTCTTTAATGTTTCTTGTTTATCTTGAATAGGGGAGAGTGCATTAATTATATCTTT from the Campylobacter pinnipediorum subsp. pinnipediorum genome contains:
- a CDS encoding type II toxin-antitoxin system death-on-curing family toxin codes for the protein MNYFTIADAIELHDQIISNMGGANGYNEVSIGYLDSALEQIQNDEYYPTFIDKLTHLVFSCVKFHPFLDGNKRTSIYLGIFFLELNDLEGYFVYFADKMEDVVVDLASGKVSKEELKEIITNIIY
- a CDS encoding toxin-antitoxin system HicB family antitoxin, with amino-acid sequence MADEKETPTGSYNLQIKIPYELKEKLEALAQEAGVSLNQYIMFMLIRETKK
- a CDS encoding Rha family transcriptional regulator gives rise to the protein MNNLVINYNGTLVTTQDKVSELTDNNEQSIQRLIRAYKPDLEEFGNLGFYNFKIQAGLGCTYKKVYYLNEQQATLLLTYMKNTKQVREAKKILVKAFYELKSENQRLKHEKYINEISSLNATLISKAKRHQRVVNAYKSNLSQKNNKIVALKQELKNANSSLNYEARYKNAMLERDYYFKKYKDLEEKHKFKEEVTFKVLDKIRSQLDDAYGDIGALIPYVWEDNAYFLKQRLDKKRVER
- a CDS encoding helix-turn-helix transcriptional regulator — its product is MNDTFIPAKQAKEMLGVGDTTLWRLARDKILDKRKAGHKTVYYSLQSINRYMSGEYRLSK
- a CDS encoding tyrosine-type recombinase/integrase; this encodes MLRNIKEYAGDDRIKICALLQLYTAVRGANARFAEWSEFDFDKSLWSISAQKMKAGKAHEVHLTNSVKNMLLEYKQKYTFNSKYLFPSLRTNLKPISDNTVRTMLRNLGYSNEQITPHGFRATFSTICHENIDIHKHSSDVIELCLAHIETNKVKDAYNHAKNLKQRASLLKWWSDYLDNLYSPDM